A portion of the Punica granatum isolate Tunisia-2019 chromosome 7, ASM765513v2, whole genome shotgun sequence genome contains these proteins:
- the LOC116212798 gene encoding uncharacterized protein LOC116212798: MDWQTCCGEIGVVAMPPEGALAAWLRKRLPNQDKPASMGTKSSGKNRHLKAKELEEKITVNPGAGAVKPSRGTTSSATARPKSKTLMQKVISFIRFPQKEAGDDIRAIGSGDLVKSCASCKKEFESEKDVYMCRGRAFCSLECRDKRIASDGYTRKQVGLKNNVGGTTPKPLGRNPSIRPAHA, translated from the coding sequence ATGGATTGGCAGACTTGCTGCGGAGAGATTGGCGTCGTTGCAATGCCGCCTGAAGGTGCTCTTGCAGCTTGGTTGAGGAAGAGGCTTCCCAACCAAGACAAACCGGCCTCGATGGGCACGAAGTCCTCAGGCAAGAATCGGCATCTTAAGGCTAAGGAGTTGGAGGAGAAGATCACAGTGAATCCCGGGGCCGGTGCTGTCAAGCCCTCTCGAGGCACTACCAGCAGTGCTACTGCCCGCCCAAAGTCTAAGACCCTCATGCAAAAAGTCATATCATTCATTCGATTCCCGCAGAAAGAGGCAGGGGATGATATTCGGGCAATTGGGTCTGGGGATTTGGTCAAGAGCTGTGCGTCGTGCAAGAAGGAGTTCGAGTCAGAAAAGGACGTCTACATGTGTCGCGGTCGTGCATTCTGTTCACTCGAGTGCAGAGATAAAAGGATTGCATCGGATGGGTACACCAGAAAGCAAGTCGGGCTCAAGAATAATGTCGGTGGTACTACTCCGAAACCATTGGGACGGAACCCGAGCATTCGACCTGCGCATGCATAG
- the LOC116212799 gene encoding uncharacterized protein LOC116212799, whose protein sequence is MSSSFGRGKASNGFGGSADLFVPINSGRHLFIELGLHLIHTSYSRTQFSSKIAKVMDMVDIVGDECFSFAWGHEIGEAFAWSDQNGSREEVLWSFQFSKGFLENRMLDKIKVTLTKSVNIHPSVGVRIDSKKYCS, encoded by the exons ATGAGCTCTTCGTTTGGCCGCGGAAAGGCATCAAATGGGTTTGGGGGTTCTGCTGACCTTTTTGTTCCAATAAATT CCGGACGGCACTTATTTATAGAGCTTGGACTTCATCTAATCCATACCTCATATTCTCGTACACAGTTCAGCAGTAAAATAGCAAAG GTTATGGACATGGTCGACATCGTAGGAGATGAATGC TTTTCTTTTGCATGGGGACATGAAATCGGAGAGGCTTTTGCTTGGTCAGATCAAAATGGCTCACGTGAAGAAGTTCTATGGTCTTTCCAGTTCTCAAAAGGCTTCCTGGAAAACCGCATGTTGGATAAG ATTAAAGTTACATTGACAAAATCAGTTAATATACATCCATCAGTGGGAGTTCGTATAGACAGTAAAAAATATTGCAGTTGA